In a single window of the Pseudomonadota bacterium genome:
- a CDS encoding CPBP family glutamic-type intramembrane protease: MSKAVAWLLLLATPFWFVLAVQPARQEALAAETSLTQTLLQQGYRWHLNEPANLIGQRPVGVEAWTFGESGLRLQQASSTTYVPLNFRGRTLPAENLSRLRVVMAVSQTVNLRLFHRATLDGPAARSEAVTVEPNQLLVDLDLRDLHWTIDGRQSAWGQGTASVATLRVHPTDRPADLTLIEVHLAPTPTTGTAVSTNLQMIENPAAANPGSLTAHGQSWADWSPSALRRALDQIRVDPRQWQRSEPPARWLPGWPTYLTVAVILLGAMMQSRWRAAAALLLLAVSLWWGFSQAQWQLAGVAACLIALVLCVSIRYQPAARDVLSRRLPTPRPTGSLADLRRLAVLMALLLAWLVLTDDRTDSWRLDPGRWATYLCWAAVQQWVLCTVLYPLSLLAGAGSAAAIAVAALIFGLSHLPNLELMLMTWVLALGCLLHYSRHQQLLTPMALHGAAGIVLLAMAPTPMLYSASAGPGFWS; encoded by the coding sequence TTGAGCAAAGCTGTAGCCTGGCTCCTGCTGCTGGCAACGCCGTTCTGGTTCGTCTTGGCTGTCCAGCCGGCACGCCAGGAGGCGCTGGCGGCGGAGACTTCACTCACGCAGACCCTGTTGCAGCAGGGCTACCGCTGGCACCTCAACGAACCCGCCAACCTCATCGGCCAACGCCCCGTCGGCGTCGAGGCCTGGACGTTTGGCGAATCGGGGCTAAGGCTTCAGCAGGCCAGCTCAACCACCTACGTTCCACTCAATTTTCGCGGGCGAACGCTTCCTGCCGAAAACCTGAGCCGCTTACGCGTGGTGATGGCGGTCAGCCAAACGGTAAATCTAAGACTCTTCCATCGGGCCACGCTCGACGGCCCGGCCGCGCGAAGTGAGGCGGTCACGGTAGAACCCAACCAGCTGCTTGTTGACCTGGACCTTCGAGACCTTCATTGGACGATAGACGGCCGCCAGTCGGCCTGGGGTCAGGGTACGGCGAGCGTCGCAACGCTGCGGGTGCATCCCACCGACCGTCCCGCCGACCTAACGCTGATTGAGGTGCATCTAGCGCCGACGCCAACCACGGGCACCGCAGTCTCCACGAATCTGCAAATGATCGAAAACCCAGCGGCTGCAAACCCTGGATCTCTCACCGCACACGGCCAAAGCTGGGCAGATTGGTCACCGTCAGCGCTTCGCCGAGCCCTAGACCAGATCCGGGTAGACCCCAGGCAATGGCAGCGGAGCGAGCCGCCCGCTCGATGGCTGCCGGGCTGGCCGACCTACCTGACGGTTGCCGTCATTTTGTTAGGCGCCATGATGCAATCACGCTGGCGGGCTGCCGCAGCATTGCTGCTCCTCGCGGTCAGCCTTTGGTGGGGCTTCAGTCAGGCGCAGTGGCAGCTCGCGGGCGTTGCTGCTTGTCTCATTGCTCTGGTCCTTTGCGTTTCGATTCGGTATCAGCCCGCCGCCCGCGACGTTTTGTCTCGGCGTCTTCCCACGCCCCGACCAACCGGTAGCCTGGCTGACCTCCGCCGGCTGGCGGTACTGATGGCGCTGCTGCTGGCATGGCTGGTGTTAACCGACGATCGAACCGATAGCTGGCGTCTCGACCCTGGGCGCTGGGCGACCTACCTGTGCTGGGCCGCGGTTCAGCAGTGGGTACTCTGCACGGTGCTGTATCCACTGAGCCTGCTCGCCGGCGCCGGCTCGGCCGCAGCGATCGCCGTTGCAGCGCTAATTTTCGGCTTAAGCCACCTGCCCAATCTGGAGCTGATGCTCATGACCTGGGTGCTGGCCCTGGGCTGCCTTTTGCACTACAGCCGGCATCAACAGCTGCTCACCCCGATGGCGCTCCACGGTGCAGCCGGAATTGTGCTCTTGGCGATGGCGCCGACGCCCATGCTGTATTCAGCGAGCGCCGGTCCGGGTTTTTGGTCATGA
- a CDS encoding RluA family pseudouridine synthase, with protein MKPPLDFSRVQQLTVDSGHSDQRLDNFLSRLLKRAPKSLIYRIIRRGEVRINGGRAKPTSRLRAGDVIRVPPVRLPSEGPVPINPERVSQVGTWVVHESPDFLALNKPSGIAVHAGSGLSWGVIDLLRRWRPDEFLELVHRLDRGTSGCLLLARNRESLVRAGGWFAGDAVRKTYLALLDGRLPKPNVTCSEPLSRVAAGDGRREVRVDPAGKPAVSHFVELASSESQTLVSVRIDTGRTHQIRVHAGTLGAPVAGDNKYGASAAPKSGRLLLHCHRLDVVEAALGICSPPPEDFCAAVDKRWAASKLAGWRELI; from the coding sequence ATGAAACCGCCCCTGGATTTCTCGCGCGTACAACAACTTACCGTCGATTCCGGTCACAGTGACCAGCGCCTGGATAACTTCCTGTCTCGTCTGCTGAAGCGCGCTCCAAAATCGCTGATTTACCGAATCATCCGCCGTGGCGAGGTGCGCATCAACGGCGGTCGTGCCAAGCCCACCAGCCGGCTGCGCGCTGGCGACGTGATTCGCGTGCCGCCGGTGCGGCTTCCCTCGGAGGGGCCGGTGCCGATCAACCCTGAAAGGGTGTCGCAGGTCGGCACCTGGGTCGTGCACGAGAGCCCAGACTTCCTCGCGCTCAACAAACCCTCAGGGATCGCCGTTCATGCTGGCAGCGGGCTTAGCTGGGGCGTCATCGACCTGCTGCGGCGCTGGCGGCCCGACGAGTTTCTCGAGCTGGTTCACCGCCTCGACCGCGGCACCAGCGGGTGTCTGCTGCTGGCGAGGAACCGCGAATCGTTAGTTCGGGCTGGCGGATGGTTCGCCGGCGACGCCGTCCGCAAAACCTACCTCGCTCTGCTCGATGGGCGGCTGCCAAAGCCCAACGTGACCTGCAGCGAGCCGTTGTCCCGGGTTGCTGCGGGTGACGGGCGGCGCGAGGTTCGCGTGGATCCAGCCGGCAAGCCTGCCGTCAGTCACTTTGTCGAGCTGGCGTCCAGCGAGTCACAAACGCTGGTAAGTGTCCGGATCGATACGGGCCGAACCCACCAAATTCGGGTTCACGCGGGGACGTTGGGTGCACCCGTAGCCGGAGACAACAAATATGGAGCTAGCGCCGCGCCAAAGTCCGGGCGACTGCTGCTGCATTGCCATCGACTGGATGTCGTCGAGGCAGCTCTCGGAATCTGCTCGCCGCCGCCAGAGGATTTCTGTGCGGCTGTCGACAAGCGCTGGGCGGCGTCGAAGCTCGCCGGTTGGCGCGAACTGATTTGA
- a CDS encoding Rne/Rng family ribonuclease gives MKRMLINATQPEELRVAIVDGQTLYDLDIEVNSREQKKANIYKARVTRVEPSLEACFVDYGADRHGFLPLKEICPAFYKNGADSRGSIKDLISEGQELVVQVEKEERGNKGAALTTYISLAGRYLVLMPTNPKAGGVSRRIEGEDRQAIKDALKELDVPSSMGLIVRTAGVGREAEELRWDFEYLRQLWTAITTAADERKAPFLIYQESQLIIRALRDYLRSDIGEILIDAEPVYNDAREFMQQVMPHNLRKLKLYDSGTPLFSRYQIESQIESAFARDVNLHSGGSIVVDHTEALISIDINSARATKGSDIEETALNTNLEAADEIGRQLRIRDLGGLVVIDFIDMMENRNQRAVEDRLREALKTDRARTQIGRISRFGLLEMSRQRLRPSLGESSQNVCPRCHGHGFIRSIESLALSVLRLVEEEAMKEFTGEVIAVVPNDVGNFLLNEKRHAVSQIEARHRVPILVINAPHVDTPNFEIRRIRRQDLRLDGEASYEMANAPEPEIVASNTPEGLKSEQPAVVSVPPPAPAPIPAAKPEPAESKGFLAWLGGLFGGGSAEAEPEPKPAKKKTRSSGKGSQGAQARGPKRDRGNDRRGGQRKKTGSKKKAGRKPQDKAADAGGDNRKNTGPKQDNRQGKQAEGESTGNPRSRRRGRRGGRNRRGKGGQKRDEAASGNSQNANQAQGQTSGTETQSKGQRQGGNPNKPQQKPPAASDNQASTATPNAPQSAPPKGSDATSPASAKASAPDTAPNREAKAPEQPKASSSGSPTGGKAGAGTESPQPKPTPAPSSSQPPASRSEASSAPSKAAPAAAAKPAERPPSGIDNASKPDTAKSAPKPAAPAQSAQAPSNGAGAATTPKPPAANASPPAPTPTPAPTQPAASTSGPATPKPATPSKGDGSPSKDSGPSGD, from the coding sequence ATGAAAAGAATGCTGATTAACGCGACGCAGCCGGAAGAGCTGCGCGTGGCAATCGTCGATGGTCAGACGCTCTACGACCTCGACATCGAAGTCAACTCTCGCGAACAGAAAAAAGCCAATATCTACAAAGCCCGGGTGACGCGCGTTGAGCCCAGCCTGGAAGCGTGTTTTGTCGACTACGGCGCCGACCGCCACGGCTTTCTCCCCCTCAAGGAAATCTGCCCAGCGTTTTACAAAAACGGTGCCGACTCTCGCGGCAGCATCAAAGACCTGATCAGCGAAGGCCAGGAGCTGGTGGTCCAGGTTGAGAAGGAAGAGCGCGGCAACAAGGGTGCCGCCCTGACGACCTACATCAGCCTCGCCGGTCGCTATCTGGTGCTGATGCCCACCAATCCAAAAGCTGGGGGCGTCTCCCGGCGTATCGAGGGCGAAGACCGGCAGGCGATCAAAGACGCGCTGAAAGAGCTCGACGTTCCCAGCTCCATGGGATTGATTGTGCGTACGGCAGGCGTCGGGCGCGAAGCGGAGGAGTTGCGCTGGGATTTCGAGTACCTGCGCCAGCTGTGGACCGCAATCACCACAGCCGCCGATGAGCGCAAGGCGCCGTTCCTGATTTACCAGGAGAGCCAGCTGATCATCCGGGCACTCCGCGACTATCTGCGCAGCGACATTGGCGAGATCCTGATCGACGCCGAGCCCGTCTACAACGACGCGCGGGAGTTTATGCAGCAGGTCATGCCCCACAACCTGCGAAAGCTGAAGCTTTACGACAGCGGCACGCCGCTGTTTTCGCGTTATCAGATCGAAAGCCAGATCGAGTCCGCGTTCGCCCGCGACGTCAATCTGCACTCTGGCGGGTCGATTGTCGTCGACCATACCGAGGCCCTGATCTCCATCGACATCAACTCGGCCCGCGCCACCAAAGGCAGCGACATCGAGGAAACCGCGCTCAACACCAATCTCGAAGCGGCGGACGAAATCGGTCGTCAGCTGCGCATCCGCGACCTCGGTGGCCTGGTGGTCATCGACTTCATCGACATGATGGAGAACCGCAACCAGCGGGCGGTGGAAGACCGGCTGCGAGAGGCGCTGAAGACCGATCGCGCCCGTACCCAGATCGGCCGAATCTCCCGTTTCGGGCTCCTGGAGATGTCTCGGCAGCGCTTGCGACCCTCCCTGGGCGAATCGAGCCAGAACGTGTGTCCCCGATGCCACGGCCACGGCTTTATCCGGAGCATCGAATCCCTGGCGCTCTCGGTGCTGCGGCTGGTCGAAGAAGAGGCGATGAAAGAGTTCACCGGTGAGGTGATTGCGGTGGTGCCCAACGACGTGGGCAATTTCCTGCTCAACGAAAAGCGTCACGCCGTGTCCCAGATCGAAGCACGGCATCGTGTGCCAATTCTGGTGATCAACGCCCCGCATGTGGATACACCCAACTTCGAGATTCGGCGAATCCGGCGCCAGGATCTTCGGCTCGACGGAGAAGCCAGCTACGAGATGGCGAACGCGCCCGAGCCCGAGATTGTCGCCAGCAATACCCCCGAAGGCCTCAAATCCGAGCAGCCGGCGGTGGTAAGCGTGCCGCCGCCGGCGCCGGCTCCCATACCGGCAGCAAAACCGGAGCCGGCTGAGAGCAAAGGTTTTCTCGCATGGTTGGGCGGACTCTTTGGCGGCGGAAGCGCCGAAGCAGAGCCCGAGCCGAAGCCGGCCAAAAAGAAAACCCGCAGTAGCGGCAAGGGCAGCCAGGGTGCCCAGGCTCGCGGTCCGAAGCGAGACCGAGGCAACGATCGACGCGGCGGACAGCGCAAGAAAACCGGCAGCAAGAAAAAGGCTGGCCGCAAGCCGCAGGACAAAGCAGCCGATGCCGGGGGCGACAACCGAAAGAACACCGGCCCCAAGCAGGACAACCGACAAGGCAAACAGGCTGAGGGTGAATCCACCGGTAACCCGCGTTCCCGCAGACGGGGTCGGCGCGGCGGACGCAACCGTCGCGGCAAGGGTGGCCAGAAGCGCGACGAGGCAGCCAGCGGCAATTCGCAAAACGCTAACCAGGCACAGGGTCAAACCTCAGGAACAGAAACCCAGAGCAAAGGACAACGTCAGGGGGGCAACCCAAATAAGCCGCAGCAAAAGCCGCCAGCTGCGTCTGACAACCAGGCCAGCACAGCAACGCCCAATGCGCCACAGTCCGCGCCGCCGAAAGGCAGCGATGCCACCTCACCGGCATCCGCTAAGGCATCGGCGCCCGACACAGCGCCAAACCGCGAGGCAAAAGCACCGGAGCAGCCGAAGGCCTCCAGCAGCGGTTCGCCGACCGGCGGCAAGGCCGGTGCCGGCACTGAGAGCCCTCAGCCCAAGCCAACCCCCGCCCCAAGCTCGAGCCAGCCGCCCGCCTCCAGGAGCGAAGCGTCGTCGGCACCCAGCAAAGCGGCACCGGCTGCTGCGGCTAAGCCCGCTGAAAGGCCGCCGTCAGGGATCGACAACGCCAGCAAGCCGGACACTGCCAAAAGCGCTCCGAAGCCTGCGGCACCCGCGCAGTCTGCCCAGGCACCCAGCAATGGTGCTGGCGCGGCAACAACGCCCAAGCCACCCGCGGCAAACGCCAGCCCGCCAGCTCCCACGCCGACGCCGGCCCCTACTCAGCCAGCGGCATCTACCTCTGGCCCTGCCACGCCAAAGCCAGCTACCCCGTCCAAGGGAGACGGCAGCCCGAGCAAAGACAGCGGGCCAAGCGGAGATTAG
- the uvrY gene encoding UvrY/SirA/GacA family response regulator transcription factor — translation MIRLLLVDDHDLVRTGVAHIIEKQAGMEIVGEAGTGEEALRLVREHKPDVVLMDVNMPGLGGLEATRRIARSSPECKVIILTVHSEAPFPTHLLDAGASGYLSKGCAAEELVNAIRSVHRDTRYIGKDIAQRLALSLLPGADKSPFDDLSSREMEVMMMLIQGIEVSGIAESLALSPKTVSTYKYRIYEKLTVKNDVELTHLAIRHGILENSSV, via the coding sequence GTGATACGACTGTTACTGGTAGACGACCACGATCTCGTGCGCACCGGCGTTGCTCATATTATTGAGAAACAGGCCGGCATGGAGATTGTCGGAGAGGCAGGAACCGGCGAAGAAGCGCTCCGCCTGGTGCGCGAGCACAAGCCTGACGTGGTGCTGATGGACGTCAATATGCCAGGCTTGGGTGGTCTTGAAGCGACCCGACGCATCGCCCGATCGTCTCCAGAATGCAAAGTCATCATTCTTACCGTGCATTCCGAAGCGCCGTTTCCGACGCATCTCCTCGACGCTGGAGCTTCCGGATACCTGAGCAAGGGGTGCGCGGCCGAGGAACTCGTCAACGCCATCCGGTCGGTCCATCGCGACACCCGATACATCGGCAAAGACATTGCGCAGCGTCTGGCGCTGTCGCTGCTGCCGGGGGCCGACAAGTCGCCGTTCGACGACCTGTCCAGCCGGGAAATGGAGGTCATGATGATGCTCATCCAGGGGATCGAGGTGAGCGGGATCGCTGAGTCGCTGGCGCTAAGTCCAAAAACGGTCAGCACCTACAAGTATCGGATCTACGAGAAGCTCACCGTTAAGAATGACGTCGAGCTGACCCATCTGGCGATTCGCCACGGTATCTTAGAAAACAGCAGCGTTTGA
- a CDS encoding serine/threonine-protein kinase — protein MTEIDREALAVFERIAPAPTDQHEALIEEACGDNTRLASVVKDLLRADAVSDHMLGRSGPSAPLQSVPETIGGFRILKPLGQGGMGRVFLGERINAPFRQLVAIKLLNTFWLETDIVARFARERQILADLNHPNIASLIDGGETESGEPYVVLEFVDGLPIDQFVEQQGLSLDETLRLFRTVCSAVQAAHTSLIVHRDIKPSNVFVSHEGVVKLLDFGIAKQLDAGDGDPKTQTGLHAMTPSYASPEQLLGKPLSTVSDVYSLGTLLFRLVSGVLPYKVDGLTPAAAAQVVFERSAPAPSAAFSRERIRTWSAGALKGDLDRIVTKALHDDPARRYASANDLGDDIERFRKGRPVEARPDGFGYVVGKFVGRHRAASGLVVTLLAGLVAAVGVSISQAQRAETEKTAAILAYNRSSAAFDFISRTLGEGQRQDGRETTVLQAIDRVASQVDEAFDDPYTEAATRAALGRVYDAMGKPASTVGQLERARGLIDESRFEFVDLSYDVDWLLAWNYFLAGRHAEAVEIGQPLIADADFMQSDSARYFNVVTATIASMAELGDLDGARALLSEYLKNDIEDDVRRQLLNTLGLLELGIGDFDAVRISQSEGLALARAADSRHHVDIFEYNLAVADSFDGRYDEARVTLTALLARYASYEVIDSINTANAQASLGFIYLQQDQPETAFPLLEAAYNTFHEELPEEWRTHATQVAWGLSMLDTAPDEGSDHVKQGMSELRKRTEPRNPWRKALEQLVVGIAEANQR, from the coding sequence ATGACTGAGATCGACCGTGAGGCGCTGGCGGTGTTCGAGCGTATTGCGCCCGCGCCGACCGATCAGCACGAGGCGTTGATCGAGGAAGCGTGCGGCGACAACACGCGTCTCGCGTCGGTGGTCAAAGACCTGCTCCGCGCTGACGCGGTCAGCGACCATATGCTGGGAAGGTCAGGTCCCTCAGCCCCGCTGCAAAGCGTTCCCGAGACGATTGGCGGTTTTCGGATTCTGAAGCCCTTGGGTCAGGGTGGGATGGGGCGCGTGTTCCTGGGCGAGCGAATCAACGCCCCGTTTCGTCAACTGGTTGCCATCAAGCTACTCAACACCTTTTGGCTGGAAACCGACATCGTTGCCCGCTTCGCCCGCGAACGGCAGATCCTGGCGGACCTGAACCATCCCAACATCGCCTCGTTGATCGACGGCGGGGAGACGGAGTCGGGTGAACCTTATGTGGTTCTGGAGTTTGTTGACGGCCTGCCCATCGATCAGTTTGTTGAGCAGCAGGGGTTGTCGCTCGATGAAACGCTGCGCCTTTTTCGAACGGTGTGCAGCGCGGTCCAGGCGGCCCATACGTCGCTGATCGTCCATCGAGACATCAAGCCTAGCAACGTGTTTGTGTCGCACGAGGGTGTGGTCAAACTGCTCGACTTCGGCATCGCCAAGCAGCTTGATGCGGGTGACGGCGATCCAAAGACGCAGACCGGGCTCCATGCGATGACGCCCAGCTACGCCAGCCCCGAACAGCTTCTGGGCAAACCGCTGTCGACCGTCAGCGACGTCTATTCGCTGGGTACACTGCTTTTTCGGCTGGTCAGTGGGGTGTTGCCTTACAAGGTTGACGGCTTGACGCCGGCCGCCGCCGCGCAGGTCGTATTTGAACGATCGGCGCCAGCTCCGAGTGCCGCATTCAGTCGCGAACGCATCCGGACCTGGTCCGCCGGGGCGCTCAAGGGAGACCTCGATCGGATTGTGACCAAAGCGCTACACGACGATCCTGCCAGGCGCTACGCGTCGGCCAATGATCTGGGTGACGACATTGAACGCTTTCGCAAAGGCAGACCTGTCGAAGCTCGGCCCGACGGTTTCGGCTACGTGGTCGGGAAGTTTGTGGGTCGGCATCGGGCGGCGAGTGGCCTGGTAGTGACGCTGCTCGCCGGGTTGGTTGCGGCTGTCGGCGTGAGTATCTCGCAGGCACAGCGGGCCGAAACGGAAAAGACGGCTGCGATTTTGGCTTACAACCGTTCCAGTGCTGCGTTTGACTTTATCAGTCGCACGCTCGGAGAGGGGCAGCGGCAAGACGGCAGAGAAACCACGGTGCTGCAAGCGATCGATCGGGTGGCCTCGCAGGTGGATGAAGCGTTTGACGACCCGTATACCGAGGCGGCAACTCGAGCGGCGCTTGGGCGCGTTTACGACGCCATGGGTAAGCCGGCGAGCACGGTCGGACAGCTCGAGCGCGCTCGCGGGCTGATCGACGAGAGCCGGTTCGAGTTTGTCGATCTGTCTTACGACGTCGACTGGCTGCTCGCCTGGAACTATTTCCTAGCGGGCCGGCATGCCGAAGCTGTGGAAATCGGTCAGCCGCTGATTGCGGATGCGGACTTTATGCAGTCGGACTCGGCCCGCTATTTCAATGTTGTCACGGCCACCATCGCCTCCATGGCAGAACTGGGTGACCTCGACGGCGCTAGGGCGTTGCTGAGCGAGTACCTCAAAAACGATATCGAAGACGATGTTCGTCGACAGCTGCTGAATACCCTGGGTCTACTGGAACTGGGCATCGGCGATTTCGACGCGGTCCGAATCAGCCAGAGTGAGGGGCTCGCGCTGGCCAGGGCGGCAGATTCAAGGCATCACGTTGATATCTTTGAGTACAACCTGGCGGTAGCCGACAGTTTCGACGGCCGTTACGACGAAGCCCGGGTGACACTAACGGCGCTGTTGGCACGCTATGCGAGCTACGAGGTAATCGACAGCATCAACACCGCAAACGCCCAGGCCAGTCTCGGATTCATCTATCTGCAGCAGGACCAACCGGAAACCGCGTTCCCGCTGTTGGAAGCGGCTTACAACACCTTTCATGAGGAGCTACCCGAAGAGTGGCGAACTCACGCCACCCAGGTTGCGTGGGGCCTGTCGATGCTCGATACCGCTCCCGATGAGGGAAGCGATCACGTCAAGCAGGGCATGTCTGAGCTTCGCAAGCGAACCGAGCCACGTAACCCGTGGCGGAAAGCTTTGGAGCAGTTGGTGGTTGGAATTGCGGAGGCTAATCAGCGCTAG